In Fusarium falciforme chromosome 9, complete sequence, the following are encoded in one genomic region:
- a CDS encoding Replication factor C subunit 4: MPTQKPEERGESSNSASKAALTASTNGNSSYELPWVEKYRPIFLDDVVGNTETIERLKIIAKEGNMPHVIISGMPGIGKTTSVLCLARQLLGESYKEAVLELNASDERGIDVVRNRIKGFAQKKVTLPAGRHKLVILDEADSMTSGAQQALRRTMEIYSNTTRFAFACNQSNKIIEPLQSRCAILRYAKLTDAQVVKRLMQIIEAEKVEYSDDGLAALVFSAEGDMRQAINNLQSTYAGFGFVSGDNVFKVVDSPHPIKVQAMLKACYEGNVDSALDTLRELWDLGYSSHDIISTMFRVTKTIPTLSEHSKLEFIKEIGFTHMKVLEGVQTLLQLSGCVVRLCKINMDPKRFRP; the protein is encoded by the exons ATGCCGACCCAAAAACCCGAAGAACGTGGCGAGTCGTCCAATTCTGCCTCCAAGGCAGCTCTCACAGCTTCCACTAATGGAAACTCATCTTATGAGCTACCATG GGTGGAAAAGTACCGACCAATCTTTCTCGACGATGTCGTCGGCAACACAGAAACGATCGAGCGACTAAAGATTATCGCAAAGGAGGGAAACATGCCTCATGTGATTATCTCGGGAATGCCAGGTATCGGAAAGACGACAAGTGTGCTGTGTTTGGCTCGACAGCTGTTGGGTGAATCGTACAAGGAGGCCGTGCTGGAGCTCAACGCCAGTGACGAACGAG GTATTGATGTCGTCCGAAACCGAATCAAAGGCTTTGCTCAAAAGAAGGTCACTCTACCGGCTGGCCGCCACAAGCTGGTCATCCTCGACGAAGCTGACAGCATGACCTCGGGCGCCCAGCAAGCACTCCGACGAACCATGGAGATTTACTCCAACACGACTCGATTTGCCTTTGCCTGTAACCAGTCGAACAAGATCATCGAGCCCCTACAATCACGATGCGCCATCCTGCGATACGCCAAGTTGACAGATGCTCAGGTCGTGAAGCGACTGATGCAAATTATTGAGGCGGAAAAGGTCGAATACAGCGATGATGGTCTGGCAGCATTGGTCTTCAGCGCTGAAGGAGATATGCGACAGGCTATCAACAACCTCCAGTCCACATATGCCGGTTTCGGGTTCGTCTCTGGAGACAACGTCTTCAAGGTCGTTGACTCGCCTCACCCCATCAAAGTCCAAGCCATGCTCAAGGCGTGCTACGAAGGCAACGTGGATTCTGCGCTGGATACCCTCCGAGAGCTCTGGGATCTGGGTTACTCGAGCCACGACATCATTAGCACCATGTTCCGAGTAACCAAGACAATACCCACACTGAGCGAGCATTCGAAGCTGGAGTTTATCAAGGAGATTGGCTTCACGCATATGAAGGTCCTGGAGG